From the Pseudomonas baltica genome, one window contains:
- the rplQ gene encoding 50S ribosomal protein L17: MRHRKSGRHLSRTSSHRKAMFQNMAVSLFEHELIKTTLPKAKELRRVAEPLITLAKIDSVSNRRLAFDRTRSKAIVGKLFNDLGKRYATREGGYLRILKCGFRAGDNAPMAYVELVDRPVGGVVEAAE, translated from the coding sequence ATGCGTCATCGTAAAAGTGGTCGCCACCTGAGCCGTACCAGCTCGCACCGTAAGGCTATGTTCCAGAACATGGCGGTGTCGCTGTTCGAGCACGAGCTGATCAAAACTACATTGCCAAAAGCCAAGGAACTGCGTCGCGTTGCCGAGCCGCTGATCACCCTGGCCAAGATCGACAGCGTTTCCAACCGTCGTCTGGCTTTCGACCGTACTCGTTCGAAAGCTATCGTTGGTAAACTGTTCAACGATCTGGGCAAGCGTTATGCAACCCGTGAGGGTGGCTACCTGCGCATCCTCAAGTGCGGTTTCCGCGCTGGCGACAACGCGCCTATGGCGTACGTCGAACTGGTTGATCGTCCTGTCGGTGGCGTTGTAGAAGCTGCTGAATAA
- a CDS encoding DNA-directed RNA polymerase subunit alpha: protein MQISVNEFLTPRHIDVQVVSPTRAKITLEPLERGFGHTLGNALRRILLSSMPGCAVVEAEIDGVLHEYSAIEGVQEDVIEILLNLKGLAIKLHGRDEVTLTLSKKGSGVVTAADIQLDHDVEIVNPDHVIANLASNGALNMKLVVARGRGYEPADSRQSDEDESRSIGRLQLDSSFSPVRRIAYVVENARVEQRTNLDKLVIDLETNGTLDPEEAIRRAATILQQQLAAFVDLKGEAEAPVVEPEDEIDPILLRPVDDLELTVRSANCLKAENIYYIGDLIQRTEVELLKTPNLGKKSLTEIKDVLASRGLSLGMRLDSWPPASLKKDDKATA from the coding sequence ATGCAGATTTCGGTAAATGAGTTCCTGACACCTCGCCACATTGATGTGCAAGTTGTCAGTCCAACCCGCGCTAAAATCACCCTCGAGCCTCTCGAGCGTGGTTTTGGCCATACCCTGGGCAACGCGCTGCGCCGCATCCTGTTGTCCTCCATGCCTGGCTGTGCAGTAGTCGAGGCCGAGATTGACGGTGTACTCCATGAGTACAGCGCCATCGAAGGTGTACAGGAAGATGTCATTGAAATCCTGTTGAACCTTAAAGGTCTCGCCATCAAGCTGCACGGTCGTGACGAAGTTACGCTGACCTTGTCGAAAAAGGGTTCGGGGGTGGTTACCGCTGCCGATATTCAGCTGGATCATGATGTCGAGATCGTTAACCCCGATCACGTAATCGCTAACCTGGCGTCTAACGGCGCCCTGAACATGAAGCTCGTTGTAGCTCGTGGTCGTGGTTATGAACCGGCCGACTCGCGTCAAAGCGATGAAGACGAAAGCCGCAGCATCGGTCGCTTGCAGCTTGACTCTTCGTTCAGCCCGGTACGCCGTATCGCATACGTGGTGGAAAACGCCCGTGTCGAGCAGCGCACCAACCTGGACAAGCTGGTTATTGATCTGGAAACCAACGGTACTCTGGATCCCGAAGAGGCTATCCGTCGCGCTGCAACCATCCTGCAACAGCAGTTGGCTGCGTTCGTGGACCTCAAGGGTGAAGCCGAGGCACCAGTGGTTGAACCGGAAGACGAGATCGATCCGATCCTGCTTCGTCCGGTTGACGATTTGGAACTGACCGTACGTTCGGCCAACTGCCTTAAGGCGGAGAACATTTACTACATTGGTGACCTGATTCAGCGCACCGAAGTAGAACTGTTGAAGACTCCGAACCTGGGCAAGAAATCCTTGACTGAAATCAAGGATGTATTGGCCTCGCGTGGTCTGTCTCTCGGCATGCGCCTCGACAGCTGGCCGCCTGCAAGTCTTAAGAAGGACGACAAGGCGACTGCCTGA
- the rpsD gene encoding 30S ribosomal protein S4 — protein MARYIGPKCKLARREGTDLFLKSGVRALESKCNIEAAPGIHGQRRGRQSDYGTQLREKQKVRRIYGVLERQFSGYYKEAAGKKGATGENLLQLLECRLDNVVYRMGFGSTRAESRQLVSHKSISVNGKTVNVPSYQVRAGDVVAIREKAKNQLRIVQALDLCAQRGRVEWVEVDTEKKSGVFKSVPARSDLSADINESLIVELYSK, from the coding sequence ATGGCTCGTTACATTGGTCCAAAATGCAAACTGGCGCGTCGTGAAGGCACTGACCTGTTCCTGAAAAGCGGCGTTCGCGCCCTGGAATCGAAGTGCAACATCGAAGCAGCCCCAGGTATCCACGGCCAGCGCCGTGGTCGCCAGTCCGACTACGGTACTCAACTGCGTGAAAAGCAGAAAGTCCGTCGTATCTACGGCGTTCTCGAGCGTCAGTTCAGCGGCTACTACAAAGAAGCTGCTGGCAAGAAAGGTGCAACCGGTGAAAACCTGCTGCAACTGCTCGAATGCCGTCTGGACAACGTTGTATATCGTATGGGCTTTGGTTCGACTCGTGCCGAATCCCGTCAGCTGGTATCGCACAAGTCGATCAGCGTTAACGGCAAAACCGTAAACGTTCCGTCCTACCAGGTTCGTGCTGGTGACGTGGTCGCGATTCGCGAGAAAGCAAAGAACCAGCTTCGCATTGTCCAAGCTCTCGATCTGTGTGCCCAGCGTGGCCGCGTAGAATGGGTAGAAGTAGACACTGAGAAAAAATCTGGCGTCTTCAAAAGCGTTCCAGCTCGCAGTGATCTGTCCGCCGACATCAACGAAAGCCTGATTGTCGAGCTCTACTCCAAGTAA
- the rpsK gene encoding 30S ribosomal protein S11, with product MAKPAARPRKKVKKTVVDGIAHIHASFNNTIVTITDRQGNALSWATSGGSGFRGSRKSTPFAAQVAAERAGQAALEYGLKNLDVNVKGPGPGRESAVRALNGCGYKIASITDVTPIPHNGCRPPKKRRV from the coding sequence ATGGCAAAACCTGCTGCTCGTCCTCGTAAAAAAGTCAAAAAGACAGTGGTTGATGGCATCGCCCACATCCACGCGTCTTTCAACAACACCATCGTGACCATTACCGATCGTCAAGGTAACGCCCTGTCCTGGGCAACCTCCGGCGGTTCGGGTTTCCGCGGTTCTCGCAAGTCCACCCCGTTCGCTGCTCAAGTAGCTGCTGAACGTGCTGGTCAAGCTGCGCTGGAATATGGCCTGAAAAACCTTGACGTCAACGTCAAAGGTCCAGGTCCAGGTCGTGAGTCCGCTGTCCGTGCATTGAACGGCTGTGGCTATAAGATCGCCAGCATCACCGACGTGACGCCAATCCCGCACAACGGGTGCCGTCCGCCGAAGAAGCGCCGCGTGTAA
- the rpsM gene encoding 30S ribosomal protein S13 has product MARIAGVNIPDNKHTVISLTYIYGVGRTTAQKICADTGVNPAAKIKDLSDEQIEQLRGEVAKFTTEGDLRREINMKIKRLMDLGCYRGLRHRRGLPVRGQRTKTNARTRKGPRKPIRK; this is encoded by the coding sequence ATGGCCCGTATTGCAGGCGTTAACATTCCAGATAACAAGCACACTGTTATCTCGCTGACCTACATCTATGGTGTTGGTCGCACAACTGCACAGAAAATCTGTGCAGACACTGGGGTAAACCCAGCTGCGAAGATCAAGGATCTGAGCGACGAGCAGATTGAACAGCTGCGTGGCGAAGTGGCGAAGTTCACCACTGAAGGTGACCTGCGTCGCGAAATCAACATGAAAATCAAGCGCTTGATGGATCTGGGCTGCTATCGCGGTCTTCGTCATCGTCGTGGTCTGCCAGTACGCGGTCAGCGTACCAAGACCAACGCGCGGACCCGTAAAGGTCCTCGTAAGCCGATCCGCAAGTAA
- the rpmJ gene encoding 50S ribosomal protein L36, with protein sequence MKVRASVKKLCRNCKIIRREGVVRVICSAEPRHKQRQG encoded by the coding sequence ATGAAAGTTCGTGCATCGGTGAAAAAGCTGTGCCGTAACTGCAAAATCATTCGTCGCGAAGGCGTCGTTCGAGTCATTTGCAGCGCGGAACCGCGTCACAAGCAGCGCCAAGGCTGA
- the secY gene encoding preprotein translocase subunit SecY gives MAKQGALSALSKGGLSELWARLRFLFLAIIVYRIGAHIPVPGINPDRLADLFKQNEGTILSLFNMFSGGALERMSIFALGIMPYISASIIMQLMTAVSPQLEQLKKEGEAGRRKISQYTRYGTVILALVQAIGMSIGLANQGVAFAGGLSFYFVAVSTFVAGAMFMMWLGEQITERGVGNGISMLIFSGIVAGLPRAVGQSFESARQGDINIFALVAIGVLAVAIIGFVVFIERGQRRIAVHYAKRQQGRKVFAAQTSHLPLKVNMAGVIPAIFASSILLFPASLGQWFGQSAGMGWLQDLSQSIAPGQPLNILLFSAGIIFFCFFYTALMFNPKDVAENLKKSGAFIPGIRPGEQSARYIDGVLTRLTMFGALYMMCVCLLPQFLVVAANVPFYLGGTSLLIVVVVVMDFMSQVQSHLVSHQYESLMKKANLKGYGGSGLLR, from the coding sequence ATGGCTAAGCAAGGTGCTCTCTCAGCGCTCAGCAAAGGCGGGTTATCGGAGCTTTGGGCTCGTCTGCGTTTTCTATTCCTGGCGATTATCGTCTACCGAATAGGCGCACACATCCCAGTGCCCGGTATCAACCCGGACCGGCTGGCCGATCTGTTCAAACAGAATGAGGGGACCATTCTTAGCTTGTTCAACATGTTTTCCGGCGGCGCGCTGGAACGGATGAGCATCTTTGCACTGGGGATCATGCCGTATATTTCGGCATCGATCATCATGCAGCTGATGACCGCCGTTAGCCCGCAGCTGGAGCAGTTGAAGAAGGAAGGTGAAGCTGGCCGTCGCAAGATCAGCCAGTACACCCGCTATGGCACCGTTATCCTGGCCTTGGTTCAAGCAATTGGCATGTCCATTGGTTTGGCCAACCAGGGTGTAGCGTTCGCTGGTGGTCTCAGCTTCTATTTCGTTGCGGTGTCCACTTTTGTGGCCGGTGCAATGTTCATGATGTGGCTGGGCGAGCAGATTACCGAGCGTGGTGTCGGTAACGGTATCTCGATGCTGATTTTTTCGGGTATCGTCGCCGGTCTTCCGAGAGCAGTAGGGCAGTCTTTCGAGTCTGCGCGTCAGGGCGATATCAATATTTTCGCGCTGGTTGCGATCGGTGTGTTGGCAGTAGCGATCATCGGTTTTGTGGTATTCATCGAGCGTGGTCAGCGGCGTATCGCCGTTCACTATGCGAAGCGTCAGCAGGGCCGCAAGGTTTTTGCAGCGCAGACGAGCCACTTGCCGCTGAAAGTGAACATGGCTGGTGTGATTCCGGCTATTTTCGCGAGCAGCATCCTGTTGTTCCCTGCGTCTCTGGGGCAATGGTTCGGTCAGTCTGCGGGTATGGGCTGGCTGCAGGATCTCTCGCAGTCGATCGCTCCTGGTCAGCCGTTGAATATTCTGCTGTTTAGTGCAGGGATTATTTTCTTCTGCTTCTTCTATACGGCGTTGATGTTCAATCCGAAAGACGTAGCGGAAAACCTGAAGAAGTCCGGTGCCTTTATTCCGGGTATTCGTCCAGGCGAGCAGTCGGCACGCTACATTGATGGCGTCCTGACTCGTTTGACCATGTTCGGTGCTCTGTACATGATGTGCGTCTGCCTGCTTCCCCAGTTCCTGGTGGTGGCTGCAAACGTTCCGTTCTACCTTGGCGGGACTTCGCTGCTGATTGTGGTAGTGGTTGTGATGGACTTCATGTCCCAAGTACAATCGCACCTCGTTTCGCACCAGTACGAATCCCTGATGAAAAAAGCCAACCTGAAAGGCTACGGTGGCAGCGGTCTGCTGCGCTGA
- the rplO gene encoding 50S ribosomal protein L15, protein MKLNDLSPAPGSRREKHRPGRGIGSGLGKTGGRGHKGQTSRSGGTIAPGFEGGQQPLHRRLPKFGFVSLKAMDRAEVRLSELAKVEGDIVSVQSLKDANVINQSVQRVKIMLSGEVTRAVTIKGIAATKGARAAIEAAGGKFEE, encoded by the coding sequence ATGAAACTCAATGATCTGAGTCCAGCGCCGGGTTCCCGTCGTGAAAAGCATCGTCCGGGCCGTGGTATCGGTAGCGGTTTGGGTAAGACTGGTGGCCGCGGCCACAAAGGTCAAACCTCCCGTTCCGGTGGCACCATTGCTCCAGGCTTCGAAGGCGGTCAACAGCCGCTGCATCGTCGCCTGCCGAAGTTCGGTTTCGTTTCCCTGAAAGCCATGGACCGCGCAGAAGTGCGTTTGTCCGAGCTGGCCAAAGTGGAAGGCGACATCGTCTCCGTGCAGTCCTTGAAGGATGCCAACGTGATCAACCAAAGCGTACAGCGTGTGAAAATCATGCTGTCCGGTGAAGTGACTCGCGCTGTCACCATCAAGGGAATCGCCGCCACCAAAGGTGCGCGCGCGGCTATCGAAGCAGCTGGCGGCAAGTTCGAGGAATAA
- the rpmD gene encoding 50S ribosomal protein L30, which yields MATVKVTLIKSMTGRIPNHKLCVKGLGLRRIGHTVEVQDTPENRGMINKAYYMLRVEG from the coding sequence ATGGCTACCGTTAAAGTAACGCTGATCAAAAGCATGACCGGTCGCATCCCTAACCACAAATTGTGCGTTAAGGGTCTGGGGCTGCGTCGCATCGGTCACACTGTAGAAGTCCAGGATACTCCCGAGAATCGCGGGATGATCAACAAGGCTTACTACATGCTGCGAGTCGAGGGTTAA
- the rpsE gene encoding 30S ribosomal protein S5 codes for MSNNDQKRDEGYIEKLVQVNRVAKTVKGGRIFTFTALTVVGDGKGRVGFGRGKSREVPAAIQKAMEAARRNMIQVDLNGTTLQYAMKSAHGASKVYMQPASEGTGIIAGGAMRAVLEVAGVQNVLAKCYGSTNPVNVVHATFKGLKSMQSPSSIAAKRGKSVEEII; via the coding sequence ATGTCAAATAACGACCAAAAGCGCGACGAAGGCTACATCGAGAAGCTGGTTCAAGTGAACCGCGTTGCAAAAACCGTTAAAGGCGGCCGTATCTTCACCTTCACCGCGTTGACCGTGGTAGGTGATGGCAAGGGCCGTGTAGGCTTCGGCCGTGGCAAGTCGCGTGAAGTGCCTGCTGCAATCCAGAAGGCTATGGAAGCTGCTCGCCGCAACATGATCCAGGTGGACCTGAACGGTACCACTCTGCAGTACGCCATGAAGTCCGCCCACGGCGCTTCGAAGGTTTACATGCAGCCTGCTTCCGAAGGTACCGGCATCATCGCCGGCGGCGCAATGCGTGCCGTACTGGAAGTTGCCGGTGTTCAGAACGTTCTGGCCAAGTGCTACGGCTCGACCAACCCTGTGAACGTGGTTCATGCCACTTTCAAAGGTCTGAAGTCGATGCAGTCCCCATCGTCGATTGCTGCTAAACGCGGCAAGAGCGTAGAGGAGATCATCTGA
- the rplR gene encoding 50S ribosomal protein L18, which produces MTDKKVTRLRRARKARLKMHELEVVRLCVFRSSQHIYAQVISADGNKVLASASTLDKELRDGATGNIDAATKVGQLVATRAKAAGVSQVAFDRSGFKYHGRVKALADAAREAGLEF; this is translated from the coding sequence ATGACCGACAAAAAAGTTACTCGTCTGCGTCGCGCTCGCAAAGCACGCCTGAAAATGCACGAACTCGAAGTCGTGCGTCTCTGCGTGTTCCGCTCGTCGCAACACATCTATGCCCAGGTCATCTCGGCCGACGGCAACAAAGTCTTGGCAAGTGCCTCGACTTTGGACAAAGAACTGCGTGATGGTGCCACTGGCAACATCGACGCGGCCACTAAGGTTGGCCAGCTGGTCGCTACGCGTGCTAAGGCCGCTGGCGTCTCGCAGGTGGCTTTCGACCGCTCTGGCTTCAAGTACCATGGTCGCGTGAAAGCGCTGGCTGATGCTGCTCGTGAAGCTGGGCTGGAGTTCTAA
- the rplF gene encoding 50S ribosomal protein L6: MSRVAKNPVKLPSGVEVKFVGQQLSVKGAKGTLELNVHSSVEIVEEAGELRFAAKNGDQQTRAMAGTTRALVNNMVQGVSQGFERKLQLVGVGYKAQAKGTVLNLALGFSHPVDYELPEGITAETPSQTDILIKGIDKQLVGQVAAEIRDFRPPEPYKGKGVRYADEVVRRKEAKKK; this comes from the coding sequence ATGTCTCGCGTCGCTAAGAACCCCGTAAAGCTGCCATCGGGCGTCGAAGTAAAATTCGTCGGTCAGCAGCTTTCGGTGAAGGGTGCCAAGGGCACTCTCGAACTGAACGTTCACTCGTCGGTTGAAATCGTTGAAGAGGCTGGCGAACTGCGTTTCGCTGCCAAAAACGGCGATCAACAGACCCGTGCAATGGCAGGTACTACCCGTGCTCTGGTTAACAACATGGTCCAAGGCGTAAGCCAAGGCTTCGAGCGCAAGCTCCAGCTGGTCGGTGTTGGTTACAAAGCACAAGCAAAAGGCACAGTGCTGAACCTGGCTCTCGGCTTCTCGCACCCGGTGGATTACGAACTGCCGGAAGGCATCACCGCTGAGACTCCTAGCCAGACCGATATCCTGATCAAGGGCATCGACAAGCAGCTGGTGGGTCAAGTGGCCGCCGAAATCCGCGATTTCCGTCCACCAGAGCCTTACAAAGGTAAAGGTGTGCGTTACGCGGACGAAGTCGTCCGTCGTAAAGAAGCCAAGAAGAAGTAG
- the rpsH gene encoding 30S ribosomal protein S8, which produces MSMQDPLADMLTRIRNAQMAEKAVVSMPSSTLKVAVAKVLKDEGYIAGFQVSSEVKPSLSIELKYFEGRPVIEEVKRVSRPGLRQYKSVDDLPKVRGGLGVSIVSTNKGVMTDRAARAAGVGGEVLCTVF; this is translated from the coding sequence ATGAGTATGCAGGACCCGTTAGCGGACATGCTAACTCGAATCCGTAATGCCCAGATGGCTGAAAAGGCCGTTGTGAGCATGCCGTCTTCCACGTTGAAGGTAGCTGTAGCTAAAGTTCTGAAGGACGAAGGCTATATCGCGGGTTTCCAGGTAAGCAGCGAAGTAAAACCGTCGCTTTCCATCGAGCTCAAGTACTTCGAAGGCCGTCCGGTCATCGAAGAAGTCAAACGCGTAAGTCGTCCAGGCCTGCGTCAGTACAAGTCCGTCGATGATCTGCCTAAAGTTCGTGGCGGTCTCGGTGTGTCTATCGTCTCCACCAACAAAGGTGTGATGACGGATCGTGCTGCGCGCGCTGCCGGTGTCGGCGGCGAAGTTCTTTGCACAGTGTTCTAA
- the rpsN gene encoding 30S ribosomal protein S14, protein MAKTSMKNRELKRQQTVAKYAKKRAALKAIIVDLNASPEARWEATVALQKQPRDASASRMRNRCRLTGRPHGVYRKFGLGRNMLRQAAMRGDVPGLVKASW, encoded by the coding sequence ATGGCCAAGACGAGCATGAAAAACCGTGAGCTGAAGCGTCAGCAAACGGTCGCAAAATACGCCAAGAAGCGCGCTGCACTGAAAGCTATCATCGTTGATCTGAACGCAAGTCCAGAAGCACGTTGGGAAGCGACCGTTGCACTGCAAAAGCAACCACGTGACGCCAGCGCTTCGCGCATGCGTAACCGTTGCCGCCTGACTGGCCGTCCACACGGCGTTTACCGCAAATTCGGCCTCGGCCGTAACATGCTGCGTCAAGCAGCCATGCGCGGTGACGTACCAGGTCTGGTCAAAGCCAGCTGGTAA